One genomic segment of Helicobacter enhydrae includes these proteins:
- a CDS encoding AMIN domain-containing protein produces the protein MTMIRMCLFLMIVCGLFGREDPFELKITPKTTPQSVEGENKNFLEDIKVQLPSTARILKEVQFVYQKLDGSIDIQKIPVNSTIDWHYPISISQLYGSAKDKILQKEQKYDYKNFSFVIKNKEIHIHTPYQLTQNFILPKPFRIILDFTRSKDTLTQEFQTQSHFFSSITINTHQTFYRVILTLDGQYDYDIQQDKDAKHCYIVTLQ, from the coding sequence ATGACTATGATAAGAATGTGTTTGTTTTTGATGATTGTGTGTGGGTTGTTTGGTCGCGAAGATCCTTTTGAGTTGAAAATTACTCCCAAAACAACTCCCCAAAGTGTAGAGGGCGAGAATAAAAATTTTTTGGAAGACATTAAAGTCCAGCTCCCAAGCACCGCAAGGATCCTCAAAGAGGTGCAGTTTGTCTATCAGAAACTAGATGGGAGCATTGATATTCAAAAGATTCCTGTAAATTCTACGATTGATTGGCATTATCCTATCAGTATCTCGCAACTATATGGATCAGCCAAAGACAAGATTTTGCAAAAAGAGCAAAAATATGATTACAAAAACTTCAGTTTTGTTATCAAAAACAAAGAGATACATATTCACACGCCTTATCAATTGACACAAAATTTCATTCTCCCCAAACCTTTTAGAATCATCTTGGATTTTACGCGAAGCAAAGACACGCTAACACAAGAGTTTCAAACACAAAGTCATTTTTTCTCTTCTATCACGATTAATACGCACCAAACTTTTTACCGCGTCATTCTGACTTTGGATGGGCAATATGATTATGATATTCAGCAGGACAAAGACGCTAAGCATTGCTATATTGTGACTTTGCAGTAA
- a CDS encoding shikimate kinase: MHYLLIGFMGSGKSTLCNRVSEALQIPIYCLDDEIQNKIGMSIAKIFECYGEEFFRTQEAEVLRGIETLQKPHLIDCGGGTPIFHSVRTYGKVCFVQESFEVIAQRLQGDDTRPLFRDVQKAHQLFSQREMIYLESADYVLSGGNKFEKLKDWILKEERIRDPLLLE, translated from the coding sequence ATGCATTATCTGTTGATTGGATTTATGGGGAGTGGCAAAAGCACATTGTGCAATAGGGTGAGCGAGGCATTGCAGATCCCGATATATTGCCTTGATGATGAGATACAAAACAAGATAGGAATGTCGATTGCCAAGATCTTTGAGTGCTATGGAGAGGAGTTTTTTCGCACCCAAGAGGCTGAAGTGCTTAGAGGGATTGAAACATTGCAAAAGCCACATCTGATAGATTGCGGAGGCGGGACTCCCATTTTCCATAGCGTGCGGACTTATGGCAAGGTGTGTTTCGTGCAGGAGAGCTTTGAGGTGATTGCCCAAAGATTACAAGGCGATGATACGCGTCCGTTGTTTAGGGATGTGCAAAAGGCACATCAGCTTTTTAGTCAAAGGGAGATGATCTATCTTGAAAGTGCGGATTATGTGTTGAGTGGGGGAAATAAATTTGAAAAATTAAAAGATTGGATACTCAAAGAGGAGAGGATTAGAGATCCTCTTCTGCTCGAATAG
- a CDS encoding F0F1 ATP synthase subunit A, giving the protein MEGRLFTFASLISTNHNFIIAFHTILVAIIVLVFAKLATNRLNLVPTGLQNLFEFVIEGIISIASDVVSREVAIKYLPLTGTIALFVFFSNVIGIIPGFESPTSSLNFTLVLALVVFVYYHYEGIKAKGFVHYFAHFLGPVPLLAPLMLPVEIISHFSRIVSLSFRLFGNIKGDDMFLLVMLMLAPWIAPLPAFAILTLMAFLQAFVFMILTYVYIGSAIRAEEDL; this is encoded by the coding sequence ATGGAAGGACGCCTTTTCACTTTTGCAAGTTTGATTAGCACAAATCACAATTTTATCATTGCATTTCACACAATCTTGGTCGCAATCATTGTGTTGGTTTTTGCCAAACTTGCAACAAATCGATTGAATCTTGTCCCAACAGGACTACAAAATCTCTTTGAATTCGTGATTGAAGGGATCATCAGCATTGCAAGCGATGTGGTAAGCAGAGAAGTCGCAATCAAATACCTGCCACTCACAGGAACAATTGCTCTTTTTGTGTTTTTCTCCAATGTCATAGGGATTATTCCCGGTTTTGAATCACCCACTTCAAGCCTCAATTTCACTCTTGTTTTGGCTTTGGTGGTTTTTGTGTATTATCACTATGAGGGGATCAAAGCCAAAGGATTTGTGCATTATTTCGCACATTTTTTGGGACCCGTTCCACTCTTGGCTCCATTAATGCTCCCTGTTGAGATCATCTCTCATTTCTCACGCATTGTCTCGCTCTCTTTCCGTCTATTTGGGAACATCAAGGGTGATGATATGTTTTTGCTTGTGATGTTGATGTTGGCACCTTGGATTGCCCCACTTCCTGCATTTGCGATTTTGACATTGATGGCTTTTTTACAGGCGTTTGTTTTTATGATTCTCACTTATGTGTATATCGGAAGTGCTATTCGAGCAGAAGAGGATCTCTAA
- a CDS encoding RDD family protein, whose protein sequence is MHLILAHYVPQAQQSNPAVVATNLKTTLKDCYTRFKALVIDVFMIYTPILYIATYLFLGGKEAFQNNQVAILICFLLYALIDSTLCATLGQTPGMRAQNLVLQTKTHTKVCFFVCLLRFVLCFLSFALLFGFVFPFLRNDRQTFHDWLCRTQITDKPPNFPSNP, encoded by the coding sequence ATGCACCTCATTCTTGCCCATTATGTGCCACAAGCACAGCAGTCAAACCCGGCAGTCGTGGCAACTAATCTCAAAACAACGCTCAAGGATTGCTACACACGCTTCAAAGCACTAGTGATTGATGTCTTTATGATTTACACTCCGATACTCTATATCGCCACTTATCTATTTTTGGGTGGCAAAGAAGCGTTTCAAAACAATCAAGTAGCGATTTTGATTTGCTTTTTGTTGTATGCTCTGATTGATTCTACTCTTTGTGCCACTTTGGGACAAACCCCCGGGATGCGTGCCCAAAACCTCGTTTTGCAAACCAAAACCCACACCAAAGTCTGCTTTTTTGTCTGTCTCTTGCGTTTTGTTCTCTGTTTTTTGAGTTTTGCTTTGCTGTTTGGATTTGTCTTTCCTTTTCTTAGAAATGATAGACAAACTTTTCACGACTGGCTCTGTCGCACACAAATCACCGACAAACCCCCTAATTTTCCCTCAAACCCATAG
- the pyrE gene encoding orotate phosphoribosyltransferase — protein MDIKQIYTDCNALLEGHFLLSSGNHSQYYLQSAKVLENPEIASKLAQALAEQILAYGLKPDAICSPALGGILAGYELAKALGVRFIFTERVNGVMTLRRGFAIKPQEKFLICEDIITTGGSALESAHCIQELGAEIVGFAGLANRGFCKRVGSTLEGKPEGKLPSNLPLFALQDFVFEIYAPHSCPLCATSTAVKPGSRGN, from the coding sequence ATGGACATCAAACAAATCTACACAGACTGCAACGCCCTACTTGAGGGGCATTTTTTGCTCAGTAGCGGCAATCATTCCCAATACTATCTTCAATCCGCCAAAGTATTGGAAAATCCTGAAATTGCCTCCAAACTTGCTCAAGCTCTAGCAGAACAAATCCTTGCCTATGGTCTCAAGCCCGATGCTATCTGCTCCCCTGCACTTGGGGGGATTCTCGCAGGATATGAACTTGCCAAAGCTCTGGGTGTGCGTTTTATTTTCACGGAGAGGGTGAATGGCGTGATGACTTTGAGGCGTGGATTTGCAATCAAACCTCAAGAAAAGTTTCTCATCTGCGAAGACATCATCACAACAGGTGGCTCTGCCCTAGAATCTGCACATTGCATCCAAGAGCTTGGTGCGGAGATTGTGGGCTTTGCAGGACTTGCCAATCGCGGTTTTTGCAAACGAGTTGGCTCGACACTTGAGGGAAAACCCGAAGGGAAACTCCCTAGCAATCTCCCATTGTTTGCTTTGCAAGATTTTGTGTTTGAGATTTATGCACCTCATTCTTGCCCATTATGTGCCACAAGCACAGCAGTCAAACCCGGCAGTCGTGGCAACTAA
- the frr gene encoding ribosome recycling factor codes for MLNELYEQTKNSMNKTIESLKRDFSTLRSGKVSINILDNIRIDYYGTPTPLNQVGSVIATDATTILITPWEKPLLKDIEKAIQEANIGVNPNNDGENVKLFFPPMTQEQRKEIAKEARAMGEKAKIAIRNIRQESNNSIKKSEKDKTITEDLSKKGQDEIQKYTDEFVKKIDEAVKQKEEEVMKV; via the coding sequence ATGCTCAACGAACTCTATGAACAAACCAAAAACTCTATGAACAAAACCATAGAATCACTCAAGAGGGATTTTTCAACTCTTAGAAGTGGCAAGGTCTCTATCAATATTCTAGATAACATTCGCATCGATTATTATGGCACTCCAACGCCCCTCAATCAGGTAGGATCAGTGATCGCCACAGATGCCACAACCATCCTTATCACGCCTTGGGAAAAGCCATTGCTCAAAGATATTGAAAAAGCAATCCAAGAAGCCAACATCGGGGTCAATCCAAACAACGATGGAGAAAATGTCAAATTGTTTTTCCCTCCAATGACACAGGAGCAAAGAAAAGAAATCGCAAAAGAAGCAAGAGCGATGGGTGAAAAAGCCAAAATCGCGATTCGCAACATACGCCAAGAAAGCAACAACTCCATCAAAAAATCTGAAAAAGACAAAACCATCACAGAGGATTTGAGCAAAAAAGGACAAGATGAGATTCAGAAATACACTGATGAGTTTGTCAAAAAAATCGATGAAGCCGTGAAACAAAAAGAAGAAGAAGTGATGAAGGTCTAA
- the secG gene encoding preprotein translocase subunit SecG, giving the protein MHIAQIAKNTKNNNQNNTTTKSFARIFFHKSQINLAKRITTMTSFLFISQIVLTIFIVILVLLQKSSGGGLINYSGSNESVFGAKGANGFLAKTTLLFGTLFLLNTIALSYAYTKKSQSSIMRDVPKSLESSTIPQAPKLQDKLNTLQPKKDS; this is encoded by the coding sequence TTGCACATCGCTCAAATCGCCAAAAACACAAAAAACAACAATCAAAACAACACAACCACCAAAAGTTTTGCTAGAATTTTCTTTCACAAATCCCAAATTAATCTAGCCAAAAGGATTACAACGATGACTTCGTTTTTGTTTATCTCTCAAATTGTTCTAACCATATTTATCGTAATTCTTGTTTTGTTGCAAAAAAGCTCGGGTGGTGGGCTTATCAACTACAGCGGAAGCAATGAAAGCGTCTTTGGTGCCAAAGGAGCAAATGGGTTTCTTGCCAAAACTACGCTTTTGTTTGGCACACTCTTTTTGCTCAACACTATTGCTTTGAGCTATGCTTACACAAAAAAATCGCAATCAAGCATTATGCGTGATGTCCCCAAAAGCCTAGAATCTTCCACCATACCTCAAGCACCCAAGCTTCAAGACAAGCTCAACACACTCCAACCCAAAAAGGATTCATAA
- a CDS encoding prohibitin family protein, whose amino-acid sequence MAFDLNEHLKKKQQNGQGDRPNPQTPKRDSVGGSKIPQDFGGKKFLLMIGVVVMIAIVILARPFVVIQSGEVGIKVTAGKYDPNPLRPGIHFFVPILQNVIVVDTRVRIINFSRTEDMGVAGKNQGIFRNDAISVMDSRGLSVSIELTVQYQLNANATPKTIETYGLSWEQKIINPVVRDVVRSVVGRYPAEELPIKRNEIAQMISANIQEEISKLPDSPVTLKSVQLREIVLPTNIREQIEKVQIARQESERVRYEVLRAKQEAEKVAALAKGEADANRVKAQGIADAILIEANAQSKANKAIADSLTRPLLELRQIETQNKFNEALKVNKDAQIFLTPGGAVPNIWVDSKSRKQSTSVGK is encoded by the coding sequence ATGGCATTTGATTTGAATGAACATCTCAAGAAAAAGCAGCAAAATGGGCAGGGCGATCGTCCCAATCCACAAACTCCCAAGCGAGATTCTGTGGGCGGCTCAAAGATCCCACAAGATTTTGGAGGCAAAAAGTTTCTCTTGATGATTGGGGTTGTGGTGATGATTGCGATTGTGATTTTGGCACGCCCATTTGTGGTGATCCAATCAGGTGAAGTGGGTATCAAGGTAACTGCAGGGAAATATGATCCCAATCCTTTGCGTCCGGGTATTCATTTTTTTGTGCCGATTTTGCAAAATGTGATTGTTGTGGATACGCGTGTGAGGATTATCAATTTCTCACGCACAGAGGATATGGGGGTAGCAGGTAAGAATCAAGGGATTTTTAGAAATGATGCTATTTCTGTGATGGATTCAAGGGGGCTATCAGTTTCCATTGAGCTCACGGTGCAATATCAACTCAATGCAAATGCAACGCCAAAGACTATCGAAACCTATGGTTTATCTTGGGAGCAAAAAATCATCAATCCTGTAGTGAGAGATGTGGTGCGTAGCGTGGTGGGACGCTATCCTGCAGAGGAGTTGCCTATCAAACGCAATGAAATCGCTCAAATGATTAGTGCAAACATTCAAGAAGAGATTTCAAAGCTCCCAGATTCTCCTGTCACGCTCAAATCTGTCCAGTTGCGTGAAATTGTTTTGCCAACCAATATCAGAGAGCAGATCGAAAAAGTGCAAATCGCACGCCAAGAATCTGAGCGTGTGAGATATGAGGTATTGAGGGCGAAGCAAGAGGCAGAAAAAGTAGCCGCTCTTGCCAAAGGTGAGGCTGATGCCAATCGTGTCAAAGCTCAAGGGATAGCAGATGCGATTTTGATTGAAGCCAACGCACAAAGCAAGGCAAACAAAGCGATTGCAGATAGCTTGACTCGACCTCTTTTGGAGCTTAGGCAGATCGAAACCCAAAACAAATTCAACGAAGCCCTCAAAGTCAATAAAGACGCACAGATTTTCTTGACACCGGGTGGGGCTGTCCCAAATATTTGGGTGGATAGCAAATCAAGAAAGCAAAGCACATCTGTAGGTAAATGA
- a CDS encoding DUF2393 family protein, producing the protein MEALRTLIFEGRDVFLSVFGRFAAFDFALLTVCFLVWILVYFLACLMRNVRFFIPQFFKLIAFCIFVSIPFVINYVQKNIFYPVQVEYKYAQQMQYSPVFFADVEVQNIGKRTIKQCEFAIDILRPKGKKINELLNMIKPLKTFTYSFKKEIRVGQSGNFEHTFQSFNYKNYQKRLTCFGH; encoded by the coding sequence TTGGAAGCCTTGAGGACATTGATTTTTGAAGGACGCGATGTATTTCTGTCAGTCTTTGGCAGGTTTGCTGCGTTTGATTTTGCCCTGTTGACTGTCTGCTTTTTGGTTTGGATTTTGGTGTATTTTTTGGCTTGTTTGATGCGTAATGTGAGGTTTTTCATCCCCCAGTTTTTCAAGCTGATTGCTTTTTGTATTTTTGTGAGCATTCCATTTGTCATCAATTATGTGCAAAAAAACATCTTTTATCCTGTGCAAGTTGAGTATAAATACGCCCAGCAGATGCAATATTCCCCCGTGTTTTTCGCCGATGTAGAGGTGCAAAACATCGGGAAACGCACAATCAAACAATGCGAGTTTGCTATCGATATATTGCGTCCAAAGGGCAAAAAAATCAACGAGTTGCTCAATATGATTAAGCCATTGAAAACTTTCACTTATTCTTTCAAAAAAGAAATCCGTGTGGGGCAGAGTGGTAATTTTGAGCATACTTTTCAATCTTTTAATTACAAAAACTATCAGAAGCGATTGACTTGTTTTGGTCATTAG
- a CDS encoding DUF4149 domain-containing protein has product MKNSFYWFGSVVYLWVVGVAIGAIVACGIFVAPVIFKAHSFLPSLDVTQYDLGILMAQVFLRLNVFLNFAGIVIVVYEILALFAKAHLLSLIINAVNAVLIFLFTLYYTPKIIQAQGASATATPEFASLHTQSEWVFKILLISLSIGFVYRVFCVSKTAKGWQ; this is encoded by the coding sequence GTGAAAAATTCTTTTTATTGGTTTGGCAGTGTTGTTTATCTTTGGGTTGTGGGGGTTGCGATTGGTGCGATTGTAGCCTGTGGGATTTTCGTCGCACCCGTGATTTTCAAAGCCCATAGCTTTTTGCCCAGTCTTGATGTGACGCAATATGATTTGGGTATTTTGATGGCACAAGTGTTTTTGAGGCTCAATGTGTTTTTGAATTTTGCAGGCATTGTGATTGTAGTCTATGAGATTTTGGCTCTTTTTGCCAAAGCACATCTCCTATCTTTGATCATCAATGCTGTGAATGCCGTTTTGATTTTTCTCTTTACGCTTTATTACACCCCAAAGATTATCCAAGCCCAAGGGGCATCTGCGACTGCAACACCAGAGTTTGCAAGCCTGCACACACAGAGCGAATGGGTGTTTAAAATCTTGCTAATATCGCTAAGTATTGGCTTTGTTTATCGCGTTTTTTGTGTTTCAAAAACCGCTAAGGGTTGGCAGTAG